DNA sequence from the Paramormyrops kingsleyae isolate MSU_618 chromosome 14, PKINGS_0.4, whole genome shotgun sequence genome:
tacaagacctctgaaggtgagGTCTGAAGCCTTAGATACAGTTTTGATGTTATGCCTACAGCAGGTCGGAGGAAAGAGGGCGGGCCGAAAACGTGCCAGGGCTTGGGTCTACCTGCAGTGACGGCAAAGTCGGCGGCCACGTCACAGGCGATGAGGTTCCCGTTCGGCATGTATGTCCTCACAGCGTCCTTCACCTTGCCCATGCCCAGCTCGTTGCCCCCGTCCCCTATCCCTGTGAGATCGACGGACCCCTTGTTAGCAATGCCCATCGTAGAAGAACCAAAGGCGATCCAAGTGCATACTAAAGACATAATTCAATAATACTTCGGAGCCAAGGATTTGCTTGTGAAATAGAGATAAAGACTAATTAGGCAATAAGAAGtctgatatccatccatccagataTAATCCAGAAAAGAGGGGACACTGGAATGGAATGCCAGTGTTTGTATTGCAGAAGGAAACTGGGTTACCTGGAGGTGACCAATAACTCACAATGTCATCCTAAAAAGTGTCTTATAGATCTTAATTCTGTTACATCTGATATGACAAATGGATATCAGCAAAAACTGTTTAACTTAGGGCAGCGTCGTGTCTTAGTAGTTATTATGGCCTCACATCTCCAAGGCTATGGGTGAGATTCCTACCAGCGATCTGTCCATGCGTGGAGCCTGCATGTAAGTAAACTGGCTGATTTTTAAGCATCCTATGGCAATCAGCATTACCCGACTGCATGGCTGATATAGTGATGGCTGTGCATGACTGACACACAGCCACACGCAACACTCTCCCCGACTGTGCTGTGCTTTACAGACCCTACAGCGAACCTGCGCGATGACCAAAGGTAAGAGTTAGAAACGTCTGCTGTTTTAAATCAGTTTCAGTTGATGGATAACATCACAAATAAGCCGAAACAATCTCAATTTTGAAACAATTTTGTTACTATTATCTGTTACTTCTAAAATGCTGCATGCCTTTATTTAAATTGTGATTCATATTTAGAGTTTTTGTGTCTtattaatgtttaatattttaagtaCAGTTATGTCATTAATTTgatattgttttaaaaaaaacggTCTAATatcaccatgcccccccccccaaaaaaaaaacagcatcggccactgaaaaacccatatcgatCAACCTCTTCATGTACAGTAACTATTAAGGAAAAAACGCAACGTTGATAATAAAGGTCTGCTTATAAGACAGTAACACAGTCGGCATATTTTTCCGTGCAGCAAAATAACAGAGGACGTTTTGTGCATTTCTGTACCTGTGGTGCTAATCCCGGGGATGGAGCTGGCTGTTACAAAGAGGTCATCTATAGGGTCCACCAGGTGCTTGATGTTTATTCCCCTCATGTTGTAATAGTTCCCATCTGCTGCTCTGCCACTACGTTCTATCGCCACCAAGTGGTCAAACCTGAAAATAGCAGCAATCACAAAATAATGAAAAGGCATGAGATCACAATCCTAACCCAAAAAacaaattttattatttttttaattaaaggtaACCCCAGAGAACTATATTACTAATTTCTGAAGGATAAgaactgtttgtttattttagtcGATAAAATGAGCAAAGAACATTTCATTAACTCGTGCAAAAAGTTTAACTGGTGTTATGATTGGACTTGTTGCCGCAAAGCTAGCATGACTGGCAGTGATCCTGCAGAAACAGTCGTTAGGCCTTGTCGAGCAGACCTGGGCTTCCCAGGGTCCCCATCGTGGCACAGGAAGTGGAGTGCAGACTCCGAGGATGTTTTTTGGAAGCTGAGTAGAGGTACTTCAGTCTTTATTATACCTGGAGAGTGACCTCAGTGTTATACAGTGAAGTGTGTGTtcacattatttattatatattaattactTTATAGCTAAAGTCAAACACTGCTACTGTTCCTTCTATTATATAATCTGATCTGTTCATGATTTACAGTCAAGTGCCATAGTCACATACTTCCCTTTTTGATAGAAAACAGCTACATAGGAACAGCATTCAAAGGCTTTCAAATCCCTAACAATTTCATGATAATTAATACTATAGAGGAGAGAGATGGTGTTACTAAATATACTCTAAATCTAAATATACTCTATCTTACATCCCATGATGAAAGACAGCCCTGCTGAACTAAAAAGTTTGAGCAAATGTATAAAATTACCACAACCCTATAAAGTTACAGGAGAGAGATTGATGGatataatgtatataaaaaatgaaGACAAGATGTTCCGTTTTAGAAGGACTAGGACACTGAGATATCTGGGAATGCTGCAGACAAATATAGACGGCCTGACCAGCACCTAAGCAGGTGGACTCCAGCAACACCAGCACTTCACCCCAGTGTCGTCCTTCTCACCCTTCTTCACGGCATCCTCCATGATCCCTCGGTGCATGTCCAGGGCGCGCTGGTCTGTTAAGATGGCCACGCGCTTCCCGAGGGCCTGCAGCATGGCTACCATGGCCACAGCCCCAGGGGGGCCGTCCGTCTCCTCGGGGGGGTCGTGTTGGAAGTGGGTAGGAAAGCCGGTGGTGATGAGCACAGAGGAGGCGTGAGACAAGGACAAGCAGGACTTCAGGAGCTCATCCTGGATGAAGAGGGCCTGGATACCCCTCTGTCctggagcagagcagagcatcGGTACAAGGAAAACACCGACTCAGGTCTTTTTCTCATTTCTCCGATTTCAcatgggggcagcgtgtggatcagtgggctaagcctgtgtgcctgtgatcagaaggtcgccggttcaaacccagcctcagtatgtctgtgggtccttgagcaaggcccttaacccccagctccctgggcgctactgcgggtggctgccctttgcgcacaacttactctacaaagagcaagttgtgggaggcgtaaaaagaatttccccacagggatcaataaaggaTCAATTATGATTATCTTCAGTTAACTACAGCAGCTTAACAGTTTAACCTATTTTTGTCTATGGACAGCATATAGGTGTGCCAAAGTTTGCTTTTATGTACCAGTATAGAAAACCAGTAGAGGGAGATGGGATGGTGTAAGTATTGCTGTGTATTCGCAGGAGTTAATCCGTCTCGCTCATTGTGCTCACGAACATTCTTGCTTTGTGGGATACCTGGGTCTTCTCCGATGAGGTGCTCCAGGTCTTGGATCTGGTGAACGGCTGCTTTGGACACCAGGCTGTAGTGCGGCAGCTTCTCGGAGATGCAGAAGGTCTGGGCACATTGCTTGGGGTCAGAAGGAGGCGCGGTGGACAAGGTCTCCAGATCGCTGAGGAACATGCAGCCGGGTGCATGGGAAAATGCCAGCGGGGATTCTGTAGAGACAAACTGAGGATGAGCTAAAACGAAGGCGAGTTAGAATCTCACTGTTACTGTTCCTCACGGAAATACTGCCTTACTATGCTGTAACTGCAGCCATTTGTTACGAAGGGGTATAAAAACTGCCCACTAACTGGGAAAACTGGATGTAAAACTAAGGGCATAAGTTTCAGTACAGGGAGTTCTTAGCTTTGAATCTTCTGATAATCCTCACGTTACTCACTGCAGCTCGTGATGGCTTCAATACCAGTCACCCCACAAGCCCAGAAGACAGGGACATCCCCTGGAGCAGGGTCCACTGCATCGCCGTACTCCGGTTGGGACAGATCCTGTATCCCGAGTGGAGCTGCGGGTGTGATGCAGATACACAACAGCTGGGACTCATCGGCAACACGGTAACCATGGGTGCAAAGACTCATCCAGAGGATGACGAATAACGGATTTGATAATCCACTGCTAGGAATCCCAGAAGGCAGTGCACTGACCTGGGTCCCCAATGTGGATGGGCGCTCCCTGTATCCCAGAAGGCAGTGCACTGACCTGGGTCCCCAGTGTGTATGGGCGCTCCCTGTATCCCAGAAGGCAGTGCACTGACCTGGGTCCCCAATGTGGATGGGCGCTCCCTGTATCCCAGAAGGCAGTGCACTGACCTGGGTCCCCAATGTGTATGGGCGCTCCCTGTATCCCAGAAGGCAGTGCACTGACCTGGGTCCCCAATGTGGATGGGCGCTCCCTGTATCCCAGAAGGCAGTGCACTGACCTGGGTCCCCAGTGTGTATGGGCGCTCCCTGTATCCCAGAAGGCAGTGCACTGACCTGGGTCCCCAATGTGTATGGGCGCTCCCTGTATCCCAGAAGGCAGTGCACTGACCTGGGTCCCCAATGTGGATGGGCGCTCCCTGTATCCCAGAAGGCAGTGCACTGACCTGGGTCCCCAGTGTGTATGGGCGCTCCCTGTATCCCAGAAGGCAGTGCACTGACCTGGGTCCCCAATGTGGATGGGCGCTCCCTGTATCCCAGAAGGCAGTGCACTGACCTGGGTCCCCAGTGTGGATGGGCGCTCCCTGTATCCCAGAAGGCAGTGCACTGACCTGGGTCCCCAGTGTGTATGGGCGCTCCCTGTATCCCAGAAGGCAGTGCACTGACCTGGGTCCCCAATGTGGATGGGCGCTCCCTGTATCCCAGAAGGCAGTGCACTGACCTGGGTCCCCAATGTGGATGGGCGCTCCCTGTATCCCAGAAGGCAGTGCACTGACCTGGGTCCCCAATGTGTATGGGCGCTCCCTGTATCCCAGAAGGCAGTGCACTGACCTGGGTCCCCAATGTGGATGGGCGCTCCCTGTATCCCAGAAGGCAGTGCACTGACCTGGGTCCCCAATGTGTATGGGCGCTCCCTGTATCCCAGAAGGCAGTGCACTGACCTGGGTCCCCAATGTGTATGGGCGCTCCCTGTATCCCAGAAGGCAGTGCACTGACCTGGGTCCCCAATGTGGATGGGCGCTCCCTGTATCCCAGAAGGCAGTGCACTGACCTGCGTCCCCAATGTGTATGGGCGCTCCCTGTATCCCAGAAGGCATTGCACTGACCTGGGTCCCCAATGTGGATGGGCGCTCCCTGTATCCCAGAAGGCAGTGCACTGACCTGGGTCCCCAATGTGGATGGGCGCTCCCTGTATCCCAGAAGGCAGTGCACTGACCTGGGTCCCCAATGTGGATGGGCGCTCCCTGTATCCCAGAAGGCAGTGCACTGACCTGGGTCCCCAATGTGGATGGGCGCTCCCTGTATCCCAGAAGGCAGTGCACTGACCTGGGTCCCCAATGTGTATGGGCGCTCCCTGTATCCCAGAAGGCAGTGCACTGACCTGGGTCCCCAATGTGGATGGGCGCTCCCTGTATCCCAGAAGGCAGTGCACTGACCTGGGTCCCCAGTGTGTATGGGCGCTCCCTGTATCCCAGAAGGCAGTGCACTGACCTGGGTCCCCAGTGTGTATGGGCGCTCCCTGTATCCCAGAAGGCAGTGCACTGACCTGGGTCCCCAATGTGGATGGGCGCTCCCTGTATCCCAGAAGGCAGTGCACTGACCTGGGTCCCCAGTGTGTATGGGCGCTCCCTGTATCCCAGAAGGCAGTGCACTGACCTGGGTCCCCAATGTGGATGGGCGCTCCCTGTATCCCAGAAGGCAGTGCACTGACCTGGGTCCCCAGTGTGGATGGGCGCTCCCTGTATCCCAGAAGGCAGTGCACTGACCTGGGTCCCCAGTGTGTATGGGCGCTCCCTGTATCCCAGAAGGCAGTGCACTGACCTGGGTCCCCAATGTGGATGGGCGCTCCCTGTATCCCAGAAGGCAGTGCACTGACCTGGGTCCCCAATGTGGATGGGCGCTCCCTGTATCCCAGAAGGCAGTGCACTGACCTGGGTCCCCAATGTGGATGGGCGCTCCCTGTATCCCAGAAGGCAGTGCACTGACCTGGGTCCCCAATGTGGATGGGCGCTCCCTGTATCCCAGAAGGCAGTGCACTGACCTGGGTCCCCAATGTGTATGGGCGCTCCCTGTATCCCAGAAGGCAGTGCACTGACCTGGGTCCCCAATGTGTATGGGCGCTCCCTGTATCCCAGAAGGCAGTGCACTGACCTGGGTCCCCAATGTGGATGGGCGCTCCCTGTATCCCAGAAGGCAGTGCACTGACCTGGGTCCCCAATGTGGATGGGCGCTCCCTGTATCCCAGAAGGCAGTGCACTGACCTGGGTCCCCAATGTGTATGGGCGCTCCCTGTATCCCAGAAGGCAGTGCACTGACCTGGGTCCCCAATGTGTATGGGCGCTCCCTGTATCCCAGAAGGCAGTGCACTGACCTGGGTCCCCAATGTGGATGGGCGCTCCCTGTATCCCAGAAGGCAGTGCACTGACCTGGGTCCCCAATGTGGATGGGCGCTCCCTGTATCCCAGAAGGCAGTGCACTGACCTGGGTCCCCAATGTGGATGGGCGCTCCCTGTATCCCAGAAGGCAGTGCACTGACCTGGGTCCCCAGTGTGTATGGGCGCTCCCTGTATCCCAGAAGGCAGTGCACTGACCTGGGTCCCCAATGTGGATGGGCGCTCCCTGTATCCCAGAAGGCAGTGCACTGACCTGGGTCCCCAGTGTGTATGGGCGCTCCCTGTATCCCAGAAGGCAGTGCACTGACCTGGGTCCCCAATGTGGATGGGCGCTCCGTGTGCCAGCGGAGCCAGGTGTGTGACTTGCGAAGCCGCATCCAGCTTCTCCCTGGGCACCGGCAGCATCGTCACCACCAGTGGACAGCGGAACTGGCCCACTCCCACACACGGCACTGAGGTCTGGGTTAAGCACCACAAGATAACACTCAGGGCTAGAACAAGAAAAACGCTTCAAGGTACCAGGCGGTGTTGTAGGTAAGGAACTGAAAGATGGAAACGATTGTTCCAAAAGATTCAATATTCAAAGAGCAAGAACAACAGAAACCAATATACCAACTAAAATACTGTACCTTACAGAATGGCAAAGAACAATATGAACGACCACTTCTAGGTACATCGGCTATTAAGGCAAACAGCCTGTTTCTCCTGTGACTTTCACAAACTAAAATATCTAGAGTCTACAGGAAATGGAGCGATATACAAAAACACATCCAGTCTGTGGCAGTTCAGTTGCAGAAGATCACAGGAGAATGGTCAGACTAGacaacaggaaggccacaagcgTAAAAAATAAACTCCTCAGTACAACAGGGGTCTGCAGAAAGCCATCGCTGAACACCTCTACCTTTGAAGTGGTTCTTGAAGCCTAGCTGGTAATACGTAGAGGTAAATAATAAACTAGATACTGAGTGTATGTACAATAGCACTCGATTTGGATAGAAGCATGTGTTGCATTTTGGTGTATTACAACCACACAGAACATACTAATATTCACTCTACCTCAACTTTCCATTACATCAATCAATAAATCAATTGATCCAttacagggatcaataaaggagggggttggcttggtagggtagtggttagcaacagtgcctcacactcccaggaccagggttcaagcctctcctccccatgcacaaccaccaccccaacaacatgtggaggccaagacagatgaccaccaccctcagggccccccccccccaaacatacagttaggaaaaaatcaattgccacacttagggcccccaccttattattaaagtgtgagagcagcaagacttataataatacaCCACCCTTAAcccttcttttcctataaaccaacaggcaggccaaggccaggcttgaacccatgaccttctgatcacaagcacagacacttagccaactgagccacacaagccagtacagaaacttgacaactcggtctcctactttacctgaaacggcaccagtgcccaactaatggtgaggaaggaacattcaggcaaaatcaaaacaaaggaggggggtggcttggtagggtagtggttagcaacagtgcctcacactcccaggaccagggttcaagcctctcctccccatgcacaaccaccaccccaacaacatgtggaggccaagacagatgaccaccaccctcagggccccccccccccaaacatacagttaggaaaaaatcaattgccgcacttagggcccccaccttattattaaacaagtgtgagagcagcaagacttataataataatacacaacccttcttttcctataaaccaacaggtaggccaaggctgggcttgaacccatgaccttctgatcacaagcacagacacttagccagctaagccacacaagccagtacagaaacttgacaactcggtctcctactttacctgaaacggcaccagtgcccaactaatggtgaggaaggaacattcaggcaaaatcaaaacaaaggaggggggtggcttggtagggtagtggttagcaacagtgcctcacactcccaggaccagggttcaagcctctactccccatgcacaaccaccaccccaacaacaggccaagacagatgaacACCACCttcagggcccccccccccccccaaacatacagttaggaaaaaatcaattgccacacttagggcccccaccttattattaaagtgtgagagcagcaagacttataataatacaCCACCCTTAAcccttcttttcctataaaccaacaggcaggccaaggccaggcttgaacccatgaccttctgatcacaagcacagacacttagccaactgagccacacaagccagtacagaaacttgacaactcggtctcctactttacctaaaacggcaccagtgcccaactaatggtgaggaaggaacattcaggcaaaatcaaaataaaggaggggggtggcttggtagggtagtggttagcaacagtgcctcacactcccaggaccagggttcaagcctctcctccccatgcacaaccaccaccccaacaacatgtggaggccaagacagatgaccaccaccctcagggccccccccccccccccaaacatacagttaggaaaaaatcaattgccacacttagggcccccaccttattattaaagtgtgagagcagcaagacttataataatacaCCACCCTTAAcccttcttttcctataaaccaacaggcaggccaaggccaggcttgaacccatgaccttctgatcacaagcacagacacttagccaactgagccacacaagccagtacagaaacttgacaactcggtctcctactttacctaAAATGGCACCAGTGCccaactaatggtgaggaaggaacattcaggcaaaatcaaaataaaggaggggggtggcttggtagggtagtggttagcaacagtgcctcacactcccaggaccagggttcaagcctctcctccccatgcacaaccaccaccccaacaacatgtggaggccaagacagatgaccaccaccctcagggcccccccccccccaaacatacagttaggaaaaaatcaattgccacacttagggcccccaccttattattaaacaagtgtgagagcagcaagacttataataataatacacaacccttcttttcctataaaccaacaggtaggccaaggctgggcttgaacccatgaccttctgatcacaagcacagacacttagccagctaagccacacaagccagtacagaaacttgacaactcggtctcctactttacctgaaacggcaccagtgcccaactaatggtgaggaaggaacattcaggcaaaatcaaaataaaggaggggggtggcttggtagggtagtggttagcaacagtgcctcacactcccaggaccagggttcaagcctctcctccccatgcacaaccaccaccccaacaacatgtggaggccaagacagatgaccaccaccctcagggccccccccccccaaacatacagttaggaaaaaatcaattgccacacttagggcccccaccttattattaaacaagtgtgagagcagcaagacttataataataatacacaacccttcttttcctataaaccaacaggtaggccaaggctgggcttgaacccatgaccttctgatcacaagcacagacacttagccagctaagccacacaagccagtacagaaacttgacaactcggtctcctactttacctgaaacggcaccagtgcccaactaatggtgaggaaggaacattcaggcaaaattaaaacaaaggaggggggtggcttggtagggtagtggttagcaacagtgcctcacactcccaggaccagggttcaagcctctcctccccatgcacaaccaccaccccaacaacaggccaagacagatgaccaccaccttcagggcccccccccccccaaacatacagttaggaaaaaatcaattgccatacttagggcccccaccttattattaaacaagtgtgagagcagcaagacttataataataatacacaacccttaacccttcttttcctataaaccaacagacAAGCcaaaggctgggcttgaacccatgaccttctgatcacaagcacagacacttagccagctaagccacacaagccagtacagaaacttgacaactcggtctcctactttacctgaaacggcaccagtgcccaactaatggtgaggaaggaacattcaggcaaaatcaaaacaaaggaggggggtggcttggtagggtagtggttagcaacagtgcctcacactcccaggaccagggttcaagcctctactccccatgcacaaccaccaccccaacaacaggccaagacagatgaacACCACCttcagggcccccccccccccccaaacatacagttaggaaaaaatcaattgccacacttagggcccccaccttattattaaagtgtgagagcagcaagacttataataatacaCCACCCTTAAcccttcttttcctataaaccaacaggcaggccaaggccaggcttgaacccatgaccttctgatcacaagcacagacacttagccaactgagccacacaagccagtacagaaacttgacaactcggtctcctactttacctaaaacggcaccagtgcccaactaatggtgaggaaggaacattcaggcaaaatcaaaataaaggaggggggtggcttggtagggtagtggttagcaacagtgcctcacactcccaggaccagggttcaagcctctcctccccatgcacaaccaccaccccaacaacatgtggaggccaagacagatgaccaccaccctcagggcccccccccccccaaacatacagttaggaaaaaatcaattgccacacttagggcccccaccttattattaaacaagtgtgagagcagcaaga
Encoded proteins:
- the dglucy gene encoding D-glutamate cyclase, mitochondrial isoform X1; protein product: MFSSVRLARNFLNHFRLPVKGEIFAHTKAAGMGSGYQQANVVILHKTLANDFEAFCDVNRGPLPLLYRSNPGEWGCPLLAKNVDIRLDCPQYCVFEDGLMVAKVSSLMSYTLQLQDMVTFYLGCSFSFQQILKDAGVPVRNVEQNRNVSMYRTSVPCVGVGQFRCPLVVTMLPVPREKLDAASQVTHLAPLAHGAPIHIGDPAPLGIQDLSQPEYGDAVDPAPGDVPVFWACGVTGIEAITSCKSPLAFSHAPGCMFLSDLETLSTAPPSDPKQCAQTFCISEKLPHYSLVSKAAVHQIQDLEHLIGEDPGQRGIQALFIQDELLKSCLSLSHASSVLITTGFPTHFQHDPPEETDGPPGAVAMVAMLQALGKRVAILTDQRALDMHRGIMEDAVKKGIIKTEVPLLSFQKTSSESALHFLCHDGDPGKPRFDHLVAIERSGRAADGNYYNMRGINIKHLVDPIDDLFVTASSIPGISTTGIGDGGNELGMGKVKDAVRTYMPNGNLIACDVAADFAVTAGVSNWGGYAIACGLYILSLCPVHERYLRKGLGTPPSPDQQEIWAASLPTVDKEEDFLSILVKYGVRSGKTANLGLEVDGLPFHPTHATIIQKMRDITYFPNPPLA
- the dglucy gene encoding D-glutamate cyclase, mitochondrial isoform X3; this translates as MFSSVRLARNFLNHFRLPVKGEIFAHTKAAGYQQANVVILHKTLANDFEAFCDVNRGPLPLLYRSNPGEWGCPLLAKNVDIRLDCPQYCVFEDGLMVAKVSSLMSYTLQLQDMVTFYLGCSFSFQQILKDAGVPVRNVEQNRNVSMYRTSVPCVGVGQFRCPLVVTMLPVPREKLDAASQVTHLAPLAHGAPIHIGDPAPLGIQDLSQPEYGDAVDPAPGDVPVFWACGVTGIEAITSCKSPLAFSHAPGCMFLSDLETLSTAPPSDPKQCAQTFCISEKLPHYSLVSKAAVHQIQDLEHLIGEDPGQRGIQALFIQDELLKSCLSLSHASSVLITTGFPTHFQHDPPEETDGPPGAVAMVAMLQALGKRVAILTDQRALDMHRGIMEDAVKKGIIKTEVPLLSFQKTSSESALHFLCHDGDPGKPRFDHLVAIERSGRAADGNYYNMRGINIKHLVDPIDDLFVTASSIPGISTTGIGDGGNELGMGKVKDAVRTYMPNGNLIACDVAADFAVTAGVSNWGGYAIACGLYILSLCPVHERYLRKGLGTPPSPDQQEIWAASLPTVDKEEDFLSILVKYGVRSGKTANLGLEVDGLPFHPTHATIIQKMRDITYFPNPPLA
- the dglucy gene encoding D-glutamate cyclase, mitochondrial isoform X2, with amino-acid sequence MSKISVSVSVSPSSIRNLIRTKAYGFDTTSGMALGYQQANVVILHKTLANDFEAFCDVNRGPLPLLYRSNPGEWGCPLLAKNVDIRLDCPQYCVFEDGLMVAKVSSLMSYTLQLQDMVTFYLGCSFSFQQILKDAGVPVRNVEQNRNVSMYRTSVPCVGVGQFRCPLVVTMLPVPREKLDAASQVTHLAPLAHGAPIHIGDPAPLGIQDLSQPEYGDAVDPAPGDVPVFWACGVTGIEAITSCKSPLAFSHAPGCMFLSDLETLSTAPPSDPKQCAQTFCISEKLPHYSLVSKAAVHQIQDLEHLIGEDPGQRGIQALFIQDELLKSCLSLSHASSVLITTGFPTHFQHDPPEETDGPPGAVAMVAMLQALGKRVAILTDQRALDMHRGIMEDAVKKGIIKTEVPLLSFQKTSSESALHFLCHDGDPGKPRFDHLVAIERSGRAADGNYYNMRGINIKHLVDPIDDLFVTASSIPGISTTGIGDGGNELGMGKVKDAVRTYMPNGNLIACDVAADFAVTAGVSNWGGYAIACGLYILSLCPVHERYLRKGLGTPPSPDQQEIWAASLPTVDKEEDFLSILVKYGVRSGKTANLGLEVDGLPFHPTHATIIQKMRDITYFPNPPLA